In the genome of Nicoliella spurrieriana, the window CCACCCTAAAGGAAGCTGTCGTGTCGATTGAAGACCGTCGTTTTTACAAGGAAGGTGGAGTCGATCCGCTAAGAATTATTGGAGCCGCCTTTGGTAACCTAACCGATTCTTCCCTCGGTTTACAAGGTGGGAGTACATTAACCCAACAACTAGTTAAACTCTCCGTATTTTCTACTGCCGCTTCAGATCGGACCCTAAAGCGAAAGGCTCAGGAAGCATATTTAGCAATCAAGGTCAATCGTCAATACTCAAAGGACCAAATTCTAGAATTCTATATCAATAAAGTCTATATGGGAAATAACGTTTATGGGATGAAGACAGCAGCTGAGTACTACTATGGAAAATCACTTAAGAAGTTAACGCTTCCTGAGTTCGCATTGTTAGCGGGGATGCCACAATCACCCAACAATTATAATCCATATACTTACCCTAAATACGCTAAGGAACGAAGAAACCAAGTCCTAGATGCGATGGTCCGAAACAAAGAAATCTCACAAGCGACTGCCGAAAAGGCCCAACGGGTCAGTATCAAAAAGGGCCTCGCCAAGACCCACCGTAACACGGATGTCACATCAGTTAACGAAAAGTATATCGATGCCTATTTAAAGCAGACCCTGCAAGAATTAAAGGCCAAGGGCTATAATACTAATTCTGGCTTGAGAATTTACACGAACCTGAACTTAAAAAACCAAAAATACCTTTATAACCTCGCTAATAAAAATCCATCAATTGCATTTCCTAATAACCAATTCCAAGTCGGTGCAACAATGATGAACTCAAACAACGGAAAAGTGGTTGCCATGTTGGGGAACCGGAAAACTAAGGTTTCATTCGGTTTAAATCGAGCAGTGCAAACGGATCGGTCTAGTGGTTCAACAATGAAGCCATTAATGGACTATGGTCCAGCAATTGAATATCTCCACTTCCCGACCTATCAAACCGTCCAAGATACCCCATTTACCTATCCTGGAACCACTACCAAGTTAATGGACTTTGATGACCGGTATGAAGGTGATATTTCCATGCGGCGCGCATTAGTCGAATCTAGAAATATCCCCGCCATTCGGACCCTCCAAGAAGTCGGCATTAGTCGGGCTACGCAATTCTTAAAGGGGCTGGGAATTACCCAAAAGAGCCCATTCCAACTACAAAACGGAATTGGTGCTTACATTTCATCGGAACAAGAAGCAGCCGCATATGCAGCATTTGCTAATGGTGGAACTTACTATAAGCCTTACTACATCAATAAAATCGTTGAGGCAAATGGTGATGTTCACAAATACTCTCAACAAGGAACTAAGGCAATGTCATCTGCGACCGCATTTATGATTACTGACATGCTTAAGGGCGTTATGACTGACGCAAACGGTTCAGGGACCGCTGCTAAGGTCGATGGCCTTTATGAAGCTGGAAAAACTGGAACGACGCAATATCCTGATAACTACCTAGGATCAGTTCCTAGCTATTCGTCAATGGATTCATGGTTCACGGGATATACTAAGAACTATTCCATGTCGATTTGGACCGGATATGATAAGCCATTAGAGCCGAACCACTATGTCTCTGAACAACAATCCACCATTGCTCAGCAGATTTATAAGTATGAGATGGCTTATGCTTCGCAAAACCTACCTAACGTTGACTGGACTAAACCTAACGACGTTGGTGAAATTGAGCGGAATGGAAAAATGGAATATTACGTAGCGGGATATAATACCGGTGATATGAATAATGATTCATCATCCAGTAGCGCTAGTTCTTCCTCATCAATCATTACTTCTAGGTCCAGCAGCACTAGTGACTCCAGTAATAGAGATAGTTCAAATAATACTAATAATTCATCAGGACGAGCAAGTAGCGATATCGAAAGCAAGCCAAATGATGACAGTAGTTCTTCTGATAGCAATAGCTCCAGTAGTTCTTCTGATAGTAGCAGTAGTTCTAGCAGCAGTAGTAGTAATGATAATAATGATCAAAAAAATAACAATAATAATTAACTAAGTAAAAGGGACATCCAAATCAATCGACTTGGGTGTCCCTTTACTTATGGATTACTTAATTTTAAAGATTGGGATTTCTGGTCCGTCATCATCATTAATTGGTGCTTGACGACGGCTGTGCCCCTGATAACGATTTAATTCTCGTTCGACACCATCAGCAGTTCGAATGTTCTTTTTCTCCCAATTGATCAAAATCCGGTCAATATACTTTAAATTATAAACCTGGTTCAAAACTGCTTCTCGAAGTGCTAATTCAATTAGTTCTGGTGAATAATGACTTTGATCTAACCAGCCACTAATGGTCTCCAACTCAATTGGCGATAATTCACGGCCAAATTCGCGCTCAATACTAACAAAGACGTGTTGACGACCATTAACGCTCATACTCTCCGTTTGACGGTGATTAGCATCGTTAGTACCATTCATTCCACTCACCGGTTGATAATCTGGGTCACTGGCACTTAATTCAGACAGTTTTTCATACATCAAGTCAAAATTATATTGATCAAAATCCTTACCATCCCAATCCTGCTTAGTTTCAATCGTCATGAGCTTCTTTTGAATTAGGTTATGCAAAATTTGATAAATTTCATTGTCATTAATATTAGTCGCACTACTAATTTGTTCAATGTCAGGTGCCATCACTCCACGGTCGAAAAACCGCTTAAATTGCAAATAAATCACCAATTCATTTGCATTCATACCAATTTTAGCATAGTTATCGATTAAGTAGTTTGGAATGGTAGTTTGGCCACCTTGAATTAGCCGGTTCACAAATTGATCCATCAACATTCCTCCTTTAATTTAATTGAAAATAAAAAAGTAGCCAGTGGCTACTTTTCATTGTTATGGGTGTAAACGATTCAATAGTCTTGGGAATGGAATCGTTTCTCGAACGTGATCCTCTAATGTTAACCAAGTTAGAATTCGTTCTAAACCTAGTCCAAATCCAGAGTGCGGAACACTCCCGTACTTTCTTAAGTCAAGGTACCATGAATATTCCTTAGGATCTAAGCCGGCGGCCTTAATTTGATTCAATAGGTAATTATAATCAGTCGCTCTTTCAGAACCACCAATAATTTCACCATAGCCTTCAGGCGCTAATAAGTCGGCACAAATCACAACATCTTCACGAGTGGGATGGGGCTTCATGTAGAATGGCTTAAGTGCCTTTGGATAGTTCAATACGAAAACTGGACGATCGAAGTGATCAGCTAAGTATGTTTCTTCTGGTGAACCAAAGTCATCGCCCCACTTAGTGTCGAAATCAGCTTTTTGAAGTAATTCAATTGCTTCATCATAACTAATTCGTGGGTATGGAACATGCGTGTAACGCTTTAGCGTTTCTACATCGCGGTCCAAAATTGATAGTTCATATTGGCAATTATCAATTACACTTTGCACTAGATAAGCAATGTAGCGCTCTTGAATATCCAAACTTTCCTCTTGGTGCATAAAGGCCATTTCTGGTTCAATCATCCAAAATTCAGTTAGATGCCGGCGGGTCTTTGATTTTTCAGCACGGAAGGTCGGTCCGAATGAATACACCTTCCCAAATGCCTCAGCCCCAGCTTCTTCATATAACTGGCCACTTTGTGAAAGATATGCATTCGTATCGAAGTAGTCAATATGGAACAATTCAGTCGTTCCCTCAGGAGCACTCCCCGTTAAAATCGGGGCATCGAACTTAACGAAGCCTTCCTTTCCAAAGAACTCATAGGTTGCGCGAATTACTTGATCCCTGATTCTTAGAACCGCAAATGGCCGTTTAGAACGTAACCAAAGGTGCCGGTGATCAAGTAAAAATTCAATTCCGTGTTCCTTGGGTGTAATTGGATAATCTTCAGTTTCGGATAGCACTTGAATGTCTTCAATTTCCATTTCATAACCGAATTTAGACCGTTCATCCTTATGAATAATTCCAATTACATACATACTAGTTTCTTGTCTTAACTTCTTAGCTTCTTCAAACAATGCTTCTGAAACATTCTTTTTTAAGACGACCCCTTGAAAGAAAGCGGTCCCATCCCTTAATTGTAAAAAGGCAATTTTACCACTAGAACGTTTATTGGTTAACCAAACCCCAATTTTAACCTTTTCATCAACGTGTTTGTTTGCGTCGATAATGTTAATCTGTTGCATTAAAAACTCCCCCATCATTAAAAATTAATTTGCTATACATTTATAATCGTTTGAACTACCTTTCCATTGTAATAGTCCAAAGTGTAATAACATAGCTCCTTTGATTGGTTCAAATAACTAACGATCCAAACCGGTTTATTATTAAATAGCGATGGCCCCGCATTTAGAACTTTTTTAACCTGGCCGGCTGATTTAACCCGTTGAATGGCATTTGCCTGAGAAATGCCACGGCTTACATTCAATGCTGTCGTCTTCCCGTTATCCTTATTAATAATAACATACAGACTTGCATTGCGATCGTTAGTTCCTTGCACTGTGTAGTAGGTCTGATTCAAAGTAGCCGTATAAAAATGATCGACGTTTTTAATTCCTGCCACCCGGCGGGCAATCGTAATTGATTGCTCCCTGGCGCGACTTATGGGGCGTTGCGCCCTAAAGATAAGAATACAAAGGGCAATCAATAATAATGCGACCACGCTAATGATGATCCGTCTAGCCTTGCGACGGTGTTGGTGTCGTAACAATTCTCTTTGCATAGCGAACTTCCTTTATTCATTTACATTACAATAACATTATATCAAATCCAAAATCGAATTGATTTATTTTTTAACAAAATTTTTAAAGAAATTAGCAATTGCAAATAATAACCGCTCATTATGAATTGAAGCGGAGGTAAATTGATTAGTTAGACTATTCAAAATGACCCGACCGAATGGTTTTTTAATGATCCGTGAATCTAAGATCGCCACGAATTGGTTCCGATCAGTCAATGCTAGTTCTTGATTCAGTTTTAAAATGGCATTGGGGAGTTCAAATTGATTAAATGAATCGTGATTAGTCTGCTGGATTTGTTCTAAAATAAAATGATTGCGCTGTGAATCATCTTGAATCATTGGTAAATCAGCAATTAGAACCGCTGCAAACTGACGAACCACTAAGTGGCTAATCTTCAGCGTCTCAATCGAGCCTAACACCATCAATTGGCCATCATTTAAAATGTTTTTAATTAACTTCGCTCGATTACCACTAATGTCCTCAGCCATTAAATTGTAATGTTCACCAACATGTTTTTCAGTTAATGCAAAGTAGACCCTGCGTAATAACTGCTTAGAATTAAATAGAATAAATGTTTTCTTCGGACCGTCAGATAATAACTTTAGAAGCAAATTAACGTAGTAATTAACTGCTTCATGCCCGTAATTATCGCTTAAAATCGGTGAATTATCAACAATGGTCAGCGGATATAGTGGAAGGTTACTATTAATTTGAATCAATCGTTTATTCTGAGCCGATAAGCCTAGTCGATCGAACGTGAACGCAGTGACCCTAGAATCAATTCGTAAATTATCAACAAATAAAACGGGCGGAAAATATTTATAGAGTGCCTCTTGTAAGTCGTGTTCGGGACTCAATCCCTCTTCGGTCAAAAACGCGTTATTATAATCATGCACTTGATTAGCAGTAACGGAAATCAATAGTTTGGAACTATCTTGTTGAATCCGTTTCAAAAATTCATGATTCATTTTAATTTCACGCGTCATTTCCAGTGTCAGTGATTGAAAATGATCGATCACTGATTGTTCAGCAAGCGAATAACCCTGCTTGGGACCCGCAATGATTCGGTTCGCATTTTCAAAACAGGCCTTCCAGTTTTTTTGGATCTCTGCAAAACGCGGTCGTTCAAAATTACACTCATCCTTAAGTTTCCCGCCATCAATGATGCCATGGAGATGGTTATCGCTTCCATTAATAAATTCGCGACCTAAAAAGCGTGTTGAGACCCGCTTTTGAATCGCTGCGAGGCTGTTCGTAATTTTATCCAGAGTCCCCATAATATGGCGTAATGATTTTTTAAATTGCTTTTGATGCCCAACAATATCAATCACGCTTAGGGTATGCGTATTTTTAATGGTTCCTTGTAACTTCCTGATCAGAACGTTGATGTGGTTTAAACTAATCGTAATCTTATTGGCCCTTAAAATACTGTTCGGTAATTCTAGGGCATTATCAATTACTAGAAATGGCTTTTGATTTTGTTGGCTAATCTGCTTAGCATGCATCAATAGGTAATCGTGAGTCGTAATCAACAGGTTCGAATACTTATTATAGTTTCTTGCGCGGCGTAAAAAATCAACACGATAAAAGGGTTGACTGGGCCGAATCGATTTAATACCACGGTGGTTAATTTCATTTACAAATGGTGAAGCTTGCACTGAACTTAACTCGCTCAAATCCCCAGTCGTGGTCATCGTTAACCACACTAATACCTGTGCTTTCATGAACTGAAATTGAGTGGATTGATCGACCACGCGCAATGAAACAAAGAAACGATTTAAATCGATGTAGTTATTGGCCGACTTTAAAATCGAAAAACTAACTGGAAACGGCGCCAACTGCTTAATAACTGGGACCGTTTTATTTACAAAATCAATCTCGCTATCCTGACTACCAAGGCTTACAATAATTTTTTGATTCCGGTTATGACTTAAATAGGCCAGGGGTAATCCATAGCCAAATTTTTTGCCCATCCCCTTATTCGTTGCCACAAATAAATTATCTGGCTGCGAATTTCGATAGTTTTCATAAATTAAATTCATTAGTTTCACTTGCTCTGGAATAAACTTAATTTGATGATCAAATTCATCCATTTTTTGATGGTCATTAAACGGAAATGAGTACTTCTGTTTGTTCAACTGTCGATGATTCCGATTAAATCGTCTTAATACCAACCCATGGTTACTCATTAGGTGGTCTGGCAGGCCCTGTTTAACGTGGACCTGGGATTGATAGATCGATTGAATTAACTGAGCAGTATTTTTAGGTAATTGTAAATTCAATCCCATAATTGATTTCAAAGTCTGCAATGGCAATGTTTTCAAGCGTTTAACTAACACTAAAAACAAATGTGCAGTAGCAATCGCATCACTACTAGCGGCATGGGGATGGTCATGGACGATGTTAAAATAGCTAGTCAGATCCCGTAAGCGATAACTAGGGACCATTGGTAATAAAATCTGGCTTAACGTCACGGTATCGATTGCCTTAATTGGCAGCTGCAAGTGCCCAACTCGTTTTAACTCCTGATTCAAAAAGGGAAAGTCAAAATTAACATTATGAGCAACAAAGACCGTTCCAGAAAGCATCTTATAGATTTTATCGGCAACTTCTGCAAACGTCGGTGCAGACTTAAGCTCTGCATTCGTAATTCCGGTTAGTTTAGTAATCCTAGCTGGCACCTTAGTTTCTGAATTAACGTCCGTAGAATATACGCGAATAATTTTATTGTTCTGCACGAGCGTACAACTAAATTGAATAATTCGGTTGTCGTCATGGGTATTATTACCAGTCGTTTCTAAGTCAACGACCGCAAACACGGTATTAGCATTCATCAAATTCACCAATCTTATTCGTTCAAATTTTAACCTAATCATATGATACTACATTTAAAAGATTTATTCTAAGTTTAAAGAACCAATTAATTATTAACCAACCTACTTGTTTTTCGTGTTTTTAAGAATTAAATTATGCTATCATAAAAATGATTTTAGAAAGCGAGCGATTAAATTGAAAAAAGAAGCGATTGGAAAAAGTCATGCTAAAATTATCCTGATTGGAGAACACAGTGTGGTCTATGGTCATCCCGCCATCGCATTCCCAATTGATAGCATTCCAATGACCGTCACGATCAGCACCATTACGAATGGCATTCGCATTAACAGCGAATTTTATAAGGGCAGCTTAAAGGAAGCCCCGGTCAACCTATTGGGCATCAAGCGTTTAATTGAGGCCGTTTGTAAAAAATTAGCAACCGGTCCAGTTAATATTCAAATCAATTTTACTAGTGAAATCCCTTCAGAACGGGGAATGGGCTCATCAGCAGCGGTTTCCATCGCTTTGATCAAAAGTCTTTATAACTACTTTGAGGCCCCGTTAACTAAACAGGAAATGTTTGAACTAAGCACCATTGAAGAAACGATTACCCATGGTAACCCTAGTGGCATTGATACCGCCACCGTCAGTTCAGAAGCCCCGGTCTGGTTCATCCACAAACAAGCCCCTGGGCCCATTAAGATGAATTTAGACGGCTATTTAATCATTGCTGATAGTGGCATTCGGGGACAGACCGACGTAGCGGTCAATTCAGTCCGCCAAATGGTCAACCAAGATCAAAATGCCAGGGCTGCCATTGGCAATTTAGGGCAACTAACCACGGAAACGAAGGCGACACTAGAAAAAAATGACCTTAACCACCTTGGGACGCTATTGAACCATGCTCAACAGCAATTAGATTATCTGGGGATCAATATCCCCCGGACCGAACATTTAATTCAAGTCGCCAACCGCAGCGGATCACTAGGAAGCAAGCTTACTGGTAGTGGACTAGGGGGCTGTATCATTGCCCTTGCCGATAACCATGCCTCAGCGTTAAAAATTGCAAACGCCCTTGAAAATGCTGGAGCCGTTAATACTTGGATCGAAACCCTTTAAGGAGACAATCATGAACAATCATCTGGTTTGGGCCCGTGCTCATACTAACATTGCACTAGTTAAATACTGGGGAAAACTAGACTCACAATTGATTATCCCCCAAAACAGCAGCCTTTCGCTCACCCTTGACCACTTCTATACGGATACGGGGGTCAAATTTGATGCCACCCTTTCGATCGACCAACTATGGATTGATGGTAACCAGGTGCCAATGGAGCAAAAGGTGAAGGACTGCTTAGATGCCGTCCGTAGTTTAGCCGGCTTTCATCAGGCAGCAATCGTTAAATCATATAACCATGTCCCCAATTCAGCTGGGCTGGCTTCTTCAGCATCCGCATTCGCTGCACTAGCCACCGCTGCTTGTAAAGCTGCTAACTTAGTCTTAAACGGAAAGCAGCTTTCGCGAATCGCACGTCGCGGTTCCGGTTCTGCGACCCGTTCGATTTTCGGCGGATTTGTAG includes:
- a CDS encoding penicillin-binding protein, yielding MSDNNQESRVNRNRSTYHKGNKHIIRKVLLSIAAFFVVIIALGTGLFFYYAASAPQVTYNALSSDNSTKIYDSSGKVISRLGAQNREYVKSKDIPTTLKEAVVSIEDRRFYKEGGVDPLRIIGAAFGNLTDSSLGLQGGSTLTQQLVKLSVFSTAASDRTLKRKAQEAYLAIKVNRQYSKDQILEFYINKVYMGNNVYGMKTAAEYYYGKSLKKLTLPEFALLAGMPQSPNNYNPYTYPKYAKERRNQVLDAMVRNKEISQATAEKAQRVSIKKGLAKTHRNTDVTSVNEKYIDAYLKQTLQELKAKGYNTNSGLRIYTNLNLKNQKYLYNLANKNPSIAFPNNQFQVGATMMNSNNGKVVAMLGNRKTKVSFGLNRAVQTDRSSGSTMKPLMDYGPAIEYLHFPTYQTVQDTPFTYPGTTTKLMDFDDRYEGDISMRRALVESRNIPAIRTLQEVGISRATQFLKGLGITQKSPFQLQNGIGAYISSEQEAAAYAAFANGGTYYKPYYINKIVEANGDVHKYSQQGTKAMSSATAFMITDMLKGVMTDANGSGTAAKVDGLYEAGKTGTTQYPDNYLGSVPSYSSMDSWFTGYTKNYSMSIWTGYDKPLEPNHYVSEQQSTIAQQIYKYEMAYASQNLPNVDWTKPNDVGEIERNGKMEYYVAGYNTGDMNNDSSSSSASSSSSIITSRSSSTSDSSNRDSSNNTNNSSGRASSDIESKPNDDSSSSDSNSSSSSSDSSSSSSSSSSNDNNDQKNNNNN
- a CDS encoding DnaD domain-containing protein; the protein is MDQFVNRLIQGGQTTIPNYLIDNYAKIGMNANELVIYLQFKRFFDRGVMAPDIEQISSATNINDNEIYQILHNLIQKKLMTIETKQDWDGKDFDQYNFDLMYEKLSELSASDPDYQPVSGMNGTNDANHRQTESMSVNGRQHVFVSIEREFGRELSPIELETISGWLDQSHYSPELIELALREAVLNQVYNLKYIDRILINWEKKNIRTADGVERELNRYQGHSRRQAPINDDDGPEIPIFKIK
- the asnS gene encoding asparagine--tRNA ligase, whose protein sequence is MQQINIIDANKHVDEKVKIGVWLTNKRSSGKIAFLQLRDGTAFFQGVVLKKNVSEALFEEAKKLRQETSMYVIGIIHKDERSKFGYEMEIEDIQVLSETEDYPITPKEHGIEFLLDHRHLWLRSKRPFAVLRIRDQVIRATYEFFGKEGFVKFDAPILTGSAPEGTTELFHIDYFDTNAYLSQSGQLYEEAGAEAFGKVYSFGPTFRAEKSKTRRHLTEFWMIEPEMAFMHQEESLDIQERYIAYLVQSVIDNCQYELSILDRDVETLKRYTHVPYPRISYDEAIELLQKADFDTKWGDDFGSPEETYLADHFDRPVFVLNYPKALKPFYMKPHPTREDVVICADLLAPEGYGEIIGGSERATDYNYLLNQIKAAGLDPKEYSWYLDLRKYGSVPHSGFGLGLERILTWLTLEDHVRETIPFPRLLNRLHP
- a CDS encoding exonuclease domain-containing protein, with amino-acid sequence MNANTVFAVVDLETTGNNTHDDNRIIQFSCTLVQNNKIIRVYSTDVNSETKVPARITKLTGITNAELKSAPTFAEVADKIYKMLSGTVFVAHNVNFDFPFLNQELKRVGHLQLPIKAIDTVTLSQILLPMVPSYRLRDLTSYFNIVHDHPHAASSDAIATAHLFLVLVKRLKTLPLQTLKSIMGLNLQLPKNTAQLIQSIYQSQVHVKQGLPDHLMSNHGLVLRRFNRNHRQLNKQKYSFPFNDHQKMDEFDHQIKFIPEQVKLMNLIYENYRNSQPDNLFVATNKGMGKKFGYGLPLAYLSHNRNQKIIVSLGSQDSEIDFVNKTVPVIKQLAPFPVSFSILKSANNYIDLNRFFVSLRVVDQSTQFQFMKAQVLVWLTMTTTGDLSELSSVQASPFVNEINHRGIKSIRPSQPFYRVDFLRRARNYNKYSNLLITTHDYLLMHAKQISQQNQKPFLVIDNALELPNSILRANKITISLNHINVLIRKLQGTIKNTHTLSVIDIVGHQKQFKKSLRHIMGTLDKITNSLAAIQKRVSTRFLGREFINGSDNHLHGIIDGGKLKDECNFERPRFAEIQKNWKACFENANRIIAGPKQGYSLAEQSVIDHFQSLTLEMTREIKMNHEFLKRIQQDSSKLLISVTANQVHDYNNAFLTEEGLSPEHDLQEALYKYFPPVLFVDNLRIDSRVTAFTFDRLGLSAQNKRLIQINSNLPLYPLTIVDNSPILSDNYGHEAVNYYVNLLLKLLSDGPKKTFILFNSKQLLRRVYFALTEKHVGEHYNLMAEDISGNRAKLIKNILNDGQLMVLGSIETLKISHLVVRQFAAVLIADLPMIQDDSQRNHFILEQIQQTNHDSFNQFELPNAILKLNQELALTDRNQFVAILDSRIIKKPFGRVILNSLTNQFTSASIHNERLLFAIANFFKNFVKK
- a CDS encoding DUF5590 domain-containing protein codes for the protein MQRELLRHQHRRKARRIIISVVALLLIALCILIFRAQRPISRAREQSITIARRVAGIKNVDHFYTATLNQTYYTVQGTNDRNASLYVIINKDNGKTTALNVSRGISQANAIQRVKSAGQVKKVLNAGPSLFNNKPVWIVSYLNQSKELCYYTLDYYNGKVVQTIINV
- the mvk gene encoding mevalonate kinase; this translates as MKKEAIGKSHAKIILIGEHSVVYGHPAIAFPIDSIPMTVTISTITNGIRINSEFYKGSLKEAPVNLLGIKRLIEAVCKKLATGPVNIQINFTSEIPSERGMGSSAAVSIALIKSLYNYFEAPLTKQEMFELSTIEETITHGNPSGIDTATVSSEAPVWFIHKQAPGPIKMNLDGYLIIADSGIRGQTDVAVNSVRQMVNQDQNARAAIGNLGQLTTETKATLEKNDLNHLGTLLNHAQQQLDYLGINIPRTEHLIQVANRSGSLGSKLTGSGLGGCIIALADNHASALKIANALENAGAVNTWIETL